The Thermithiobacillus tepidarius DSM 3134 genome includes the window GGTGCGCGGATTGTCGGTTTATACCCGGCCGCCCGCGCATCCGCACCCCGTTTCGGCGGAGGAGCCGGAAAAGCGGCATGCTGCTCTCACCAGTGGCGGCAATCTGCGTGCCGCCGTGTTCGGGGTCAACGACGGGCTGTTGTCCAATGCCAGCCTGATCCTGGGCATGGCCGGCGCCGCCGTGGACAATCGCGTGATCCTGCTGACCGGGCTGGCCGGCGCTTTTTCCATGGCTGCCGGGGAATACGTATCCATGCGCTCGCAACGCGAGATGTTCGAATTTCAGATTCGGCTGGAGCGGGAGGAATTGCGGCCTACCCGCAGGAAGAGGCGGAAGAGCTGGCTCTCATCTATCAGGCGCGCGGCCTGCCGGCGGCGGATGCCGAGCGTATGGCACAGGCGCTGGTGGCCGACCCGCAACATGCCTTGGACAGCCTCGCGCGCGAGGAACTGGGCCTTGATCCCAATGGGCTGGGTTCCCCCTGGAGTGCGGCCGGATCCTCGTTTCTGGCTTTTGCGGCCGGCGCCGTGCTCCCTCTCCTGCCATTCCTGCTCGGGGCGCACGCGCACGCCCTGGCCGCGACGGTCGCACTGACCCTGGGTGCGCTCTGCGCGGTCGGGGCAGCCACCAGCCTGTTCACCGGCCGTTCGGCGCTGCGCAGCGGGCTGCGCATGATGTTCATCGGTGTCTTGGCCGGCACCGCCACTTACGGCGTCGGCCATCTCTTCGGGGTGAGCGTCACCTGAGCAGCCGCGGAAGAACTCGGATGCCGCGGCACGGCAGACGGCATCGACGCATCAGTCCTCCGGCCGGGTCGCCTCTTCCAGCCAAGCCATCCAAGCCAAAGCCGCTTCACGATGGGAGCCGCACATTTCCATGGAAGGCTGGAGGCCCGAGCAACACTTGGGCCGCTCCGGATGCCCGAAAATGGCGCAGCGGAAATCTTCGGTCAGCTGCGTGCAGCGGACGCCCGCGGGCTTGCCGCCGGGCATGCCCGGAATCGGGGAGGAAATGGAGAGGGCGATACAGCACGCCCCGCAATGAGGTCTGCATTCCATGGGGCGGTTACTCGCGC containing:
- a CDS encoding YkgJ family cysteine cluster protein gives rise to the protein MSRRWPAAIDGRRVPRRVHPCPAAFRQTPSASNRPMECRPHCGACCIALSISSPIPGMPGGKPAGVRCTQLTEDFRCAIFGHPERPKCCSGLQPSMEMCGSHREAALAWMAWLEEATRPED